The Anguilla anguilla isolate fAngAng1 chromosome 4, fAngAng1.pri, whole genome shotgun sequence genome has a window encoding:
- the LOC118224911 gene encoding LOW QUALITY PROTEIN: highly reducing polyketide synthase PKS6-like (The sequence of the model RefSeq protein was modified relative to this genomic sequence to represent the inferred CDS: deleted 1 base in 1 codon): protein MEGLGEDIAVVGIGCNFPGGEGLENFWKVLLEGKNCAVQIPDERFDSIFWYDPDNRKAGKTQTVKASLIDGFNEFDHKFFGITETEADLMDPQQKLLLECTYRALENAGIPMEKASGTRTGVFIGLMNRDYETLLNSSPTTITHYNGTGTAMSIAANRISYTFNFTGPSLSIDSACSSSLVALHYAAQAVRQGDCEMAVCGGVSCILEPRIFVTLSKAKMLSPDGSSKPFSSRADGYGRGEGCGVILLKPLKKAQQDFDHVWGNISKTAVNQDGGTVSPITRPSMAQQEELLHRIYSAGFDPSHVQYIEAHGTGTPVGDPTEAGSISRAIAKTRPPGEALCIGSVKGNIGHTESAAGVAGLIKVLLMMHHETIVPSLFYSEDSASIDAKALNLKIPTRVEKWEKTGAAGRAAGINNFGFGGTNAHAIVREYRQVDYSIPTNQDSTKLFVLSAASEKSFEMIIADTSQELATNNAVDLKSLAYTSACRRSHMKHRYRRVFLTSSRSNLQEQLRSALNESILPFKSGLKLVFVFCGNGVTYRGMCKGLLKENPIFRDKMKEVENLFHNYKSTNILQKLENDYDNDDYSKPDVVQPILFAIQVGIFSLLKHWGIRPDAVLGHSVGEVAAAHCSGLLSLEDAVKVIYFRSMLQSKVTGGKMLVVSKIAVSEILRLLPAYSGKVCLAAFNSPQSCTLSGEADAVESLHHKLKTSFNNNNMFLHILDVPAAYHSHMMDPILDQIQGSVGSLQENEMEAELFSTVTGEVCSHRDFSSGKYWARNVREPVAFEQALRSVAKDKKNVVFVEIGPRRALQRNIMETLGNDITVFSSVQPDKDHDTLLTSVSKLFELGVNVNWEHLYKGHEAPPTSFPRYQFDCVKKEVYFETVRQGNETMSRNLHPIIRPTNHSSTEFTCNLSSGVTKYISEHKNNGIALVPGALYVELALASFIASMKSNVSLSSLQLSISFQSPFVLSETSPKMKVQVEPSEKTAEFKIHSQSATYASGAIEWKNGSMAPEEKNIALDFVFKRCQSVIRAEQVYTALSQAGFQYGSVFRQLGDVYYGEEFKEAISTFRVPNEMMRQLQDYYVHPVVLDHFLQMMAVAAGNRFSSRPGFPSAMGCVTVSGPLQNEMVIYLRTARETSDGFEVCGCFTDKEGHVLVELRHVSITLLGGGSSVAKEFFFHNEQHSTTEDVSLCHKPKALVFADQLGVADFLRQYLHSGSTFVQFKELELTEFSVPDDDRNFEEVLFICGLENLSHMKTEVVLDHLVDCCELFREIVLALKAAKYTDTIRIITYRSAEGTVDRISPGFVISGMTRACAAEISGFSFQIIDLASMTSEDLSLLAHTLCSYPATKYPELTISKGEIYSSAIARTPIKTIESPERGVYFSGCEHLILQTADPYRMTKLSAIPCSEPGDQIQDQTVEVQLSKICVHSSDYFPVSVSDLVFGPTMYWNKHVSQNHKLLALDFSGTVTAVGKDVGKLKLGDNIVSCYPITASSKVVIPEAACYRTKKLPFLKEAPCISFFVFAWEILHRLLPKVREKKKLGIISLEPDSNLMQVLMFTANQSGWNVIVGTQLSGLLQNVNKCDAFVFLPPFDASLVDKACSVSTARNIVLVYDNQMPPILLRNMFRTNCENVCVQIVQVAHLFQKAYLKKQKRLIYSWLKSIRLTAAPVLKNIVFQRMTSGSIDCLPVQVPKSYFCSDTTSIVVLDGKTKDEVSHLPIQEKPKQLFLHNSVYIVTGGLSGLGFETVKFIAQRGGGCIAILSRRSSSHLQNEIFTLQNWYGVSVISIQCDVSLSEQVVKAVVAIEQKFPSCPIRGIFHSAVVLHDGLLETLNKSHYEKVFRPKINGALNLHHATKHCKLDYFVCYSSISSFIGNATQTNYAAANSFLDMFCHYRRRLGLAAQSINWGALNLGLLLNKDSLQRFLETKGMIVMNVAEFHDGLEQCLLQNNAQQVVCKFSFKNLRNHVLSQNTSLKTRLSALVDEELRNICTEPRAQLSPTPSSAGDCVRTTISETCNVDLEELCDDTALAALGVDSMMAMTLQNLIFQETGVNVPLVKFLDPNSTLFTLVSIVEEREQCRFQKDV, encoded by the exons ATGGAAGGCTTAGGTGAAGATATTGCTGTAGTTGGGATCGGATGCAATTTTCCTGGAG gTGAAGGACTTGAAAATTTCTGGAAGGTTTTGCTGGAGGGAAAGAACTGTGCTGTGCAGATTCCAGATGAGCGGTTTGACAGTATCTTCTGGTATGATCCAGACAATAGAAAGGCTGGAAAAACTCAGACAGTCAAGGCTTCACTCATTGATgg GTTCAATGAGTTTGACCACAAGTTCTTTGGAatcactgagacagaggcagacCTCATGGATCCCCAGCAGAAGCTCCTGCTGGAGTGCACCTACAGAGCACTGGAGAATGCTGGGATACCCATGGAGAAGGCCAGTGGAACCAGAACTGGGGTTTTCATTG GACTCATGAACAGGGACTACGAGACACTTCTGAACAGCAGCCCAACCACCATAACCCACTACAATGGCACAGGAACAGCCATGAGCATAGCTGCCAACAGGATCTCCTACACCTTCAACTTCACTGGACCCTCGCTGTCTATTGACAgcgcctgctcctcctctctagTGGCTCTCCACTACGCTGCCCAAGCCGTTAGACAAG GAGACTGTGAGATGGCTGTCTGTGGTGGGGTCAGCTGCATCCTTGAGCCACGGATCTTTGTCACTCTCAGCAAAGCCAAGATGCTCTCACCCGACGGCTCCAGCAAACCTTTCTCCAGCAGAGCAGATGGCTATGGGAGAGGCGAAGGCTGTGGGGTCATCCTGCTCAAGCCACTGAAAAAA GCTCAACAGGACTTTGATCACGTGTGGGGCAACATAAGCAAAACTGCTGTCAATCAAGATGGTGGCACTGTCAGTCCAATCACCAGGCCGTCCAtggcccagcaggaggagctgctcCACAGAATTTACTCTGCAGGGTTTGATCCATCACATGTCCAGTACATAGAGGCTCATGGGACTGGAACCCCAGTAGGAGATCCAACAGAAGCAGGCAGCATCTCCAGAGCCATTGCCAAAACCAGACCTCCAGGAGAAGCACTCTGCATTGGCTCAGTGAAAGGTAACATCGGGCACACTGAATCAGCAGCTGGAGTGGCAGGACTCATCAAGGTGCTTCTGATGATGCACCATGAAACCATTGTTCCCTCTCTGTTCTACTCTGAGGACAGTGCCAGCATCGATGCCAAAGCCTTGAACCTGAAAATTCCCACTAGAGTAGAGAAGTGGGAAAAGACTGGCGCAGCAGGAAGGGCTGCAGGTATCAATAACTTTGGGTTTGGAGGGACCAATGCACATGCCATAGTCAGAGAGTACAGGCAGGTGGACTATTCTATACCCACCAATCAGGATTCAACAAAACTCTTTGTGTTGTCTGCAGCTTCTGAAAAGTCATTTGAAATGATAATTGCAGACACAAGTCAAGAGCTGGCCACAAACAATGCAGTAGATCTAAAATCTCTGGCATATACATCGGCATGTCGGAGAAGCCACATGAAGCACAGGTATAGAAGAGTGTTTCTGACATCCTCTCGCAGTAACCTACAGGAGCAACTCAGATCAGCGCTGAACGAAAGCATTTTACCATTCAAATCAGGTTTAAAgttagtttttgtgttttgtggaaaTGGAGTGACCTACAGAGGCATGTGCAAGGGACTGTTGAAAGAGAATCCCATATtcagagacaaaatgaaagaggTTGAGAACCTGTTCCATAATTACAAAAGCACTAACATTTTGCAGAAGCTGGAAAATGACTATGACAATGATGATTATTCAAAACCAGATGTTGTCCAACCCATTCTCTTTGCTATCCAGGTTGGCATTTTCAGCCTTCTAAAGCACTGGGGTATCAGACCTGATGCTGTTCTTGGGCACTCTGTAGGAGAGGTTGCTGCTGCCCATTGCTCTGGTCTTCTGTCTCTTGAGGATGCAGTAAAGGTGATCTATTTCCGCAGTATGTTGCAGAGCAAAGTCACAGGAGGGAAGATGCTTGTTGTCAGTAAGATAGCCGTATCAGAAATCCTGAGGCTCCTGCCTGCTTACTCAGGGAAAGTCTGCTTAGCTGCCTTCAACAGCCCTCAGTCCTGCACACTATCAGGTGAAGCAGATGCAGTCGAAAGTCTTCACCATAAGCTGAAGACCtctttcaacaacaacaatatgtTCCTCCACATTTTAGATGTCCCTGCTGCTTACCACAGTCATATGATGGATCCCATCCTGGACCAAATACAGGGCAGTGTAGGATCTTTGCAAGAGAATGAAATGGAGGCAGAGTTGTTTTCAACTGTGACTGGAGAGGTGTGTTCTCACAGGGATTTTAGCTCAGGGAAATATTGGGCCAGGAATGTTCGTGAGCCTGTTGCATTTGAACAAGCTTTGAGATCAGTAGCCAAAGACAAGAAGAACGTAGTCTTTGTAGAGATAGGTCCAAGAAGGGCCCTGCAGAGGAACATCATGGAGACATTAgggaatgacatcactgtgttCTCCTCTGTGCAACCAGATAAAGACCATGATACACTGCTAACCTCTGTGTCAAAACTCTTTGAGCTGGGGGTGAATGTAAATTGGGAACATCTCTATAAAGGACATGAGGCACCACCAACATCCTTCCCAAGGTATCAATTTGATTGTGTAAAGAAGGAGGTGTACTTTGAAACAGTGAGGCAGGGCAATGAAACAATGTCTCGTAACCTTCACCCTATTATAAGACCCACAaatcacagcagcacagagttCACCTGTAATCTTTCCTCAGGTGTAACAAAGTACATTagtgaacacaaaaacaatggtATTGCCCTTGTCCCCGGTGCTCTGTATGTTGAACTGGCTCTAGCTTCCTTCATAGCCAGTATGAAGTCAAATGTGTCTCTTAGCTCACTGCAGCTCAGTATCAGTTTCCAAAGTCCATTTGTACTCAGTGAGACCTCCCCCAAAATGAAAGTACAGGTTGAACCATCAGAGaaaacagcagaatttaaaatacattctcaGTCAGCTACCTATGCCTCAGGTGCCATTGAATGGAAAAATGGATCGATGGCTCCTGAGGAAAAGAACATCGCTCTGGATTTTGTGTTCAAAAGATGCCAATCAGTCATAAGGGCAGAGCAGGTCTACACAGCCCTCTCTCAGGCAGGATTTCAGTATGGTTCAGTCTTCCGACAGCTGGGAGATGTGTACTATGGGGAGGAGTTCAAGGAGGCTATTTCAACCTTCAGGGTTCCAAATGAAATGATGAGGCAGCTGCAGGACTACTATGTCCACCCTGTAGTGCTGGATCACTTTCTGCAGATGATGGCTGTTGCAGCCGGGAATAGATTTTCATCAAGGCCTGGATTCCCATCCGCCATGGGCTGTGTCACTGTGTCTGGTCCCCTGCAGAATGAAATGGTCATATATCTGAGAACAGCTAGAGAGACATCTGATGGGTTTGAGGTATGTGGCTGTTTTACAGACAAAGAGGGTCATGTTTTAGTTGAACTGAGACATGTGAGCATCACATTATTGGGAGGGGGTTCTTCTGTTGCTAAAGAGTTCTTCTTTCACAATGAGCAGCATTCCACCACTGAGGATGTCAGCCTCTGTCACAAACCAAAAGCCTTAGTTTTTGCTGATCAGTTGGGGGTGGCTGATTTTTTACGGCAGTATTTACACTCAGGTTCTACTTTTGTCCAGTTCAAGGAACTTGAACTTACTGAATTCAGTGTTCCAGATGATGACAGGAATTTTGAAGAGGTTTTGTTCATCTGTGGTCTTGAAAATCTCAGTCACATGAAAACAGAAGTGGTCCTTGATCACCTGGTCGACTGCTGTGAGCTTTTCCGTGAAATTGTTCTTGCTCTGAAAGCTGCCAAATACACTGACACTATCAGAATTATAACCTACAGATCAGCAGAGGGGACGGTAGACCGTATCAGTCCAGGTTTCGTCATTTCTGGCATGACTCGAGCCTGTGCAGCTGAAATTTCAGGTTTCTCGTTCCAGATAATTGATCTTGCCTCTATGACAAGTGAAGACCTCAGTTTGTTAGCTCACACTTTATGCTCCTACCCAGCTACTAAATACCCAGAGCTGACCATAAGCAAAGGTGAGATTTATTCAAGTGCAATTGCTCGCACTCCCATTAAAACCATTGAGAGCCCTGAGAGGGGAGTTTACTTTTCAGGGTGTGAGCATCTCATCCTGCAGACTGCTGACCCTTACAGAATGACAAAGCTGTCTGCAATTCCTTGTAGTGAACCTGGAGACCAAATACAGGACCAAACTGTTGAGGTTCAACTGAGTAAAATCTGTGTTCATTCATCAGATTACTTCCCGGTCAGTGTCTCTGATCTGGTCTTTGGTCCGACCATGTACTGGAACAAACACGTATCACAGAACCACAAACTCCTGGCTCTGGACTTCAGTGGAACTGTTACAGCTGTCGGGAAGGATGTGGGGAAACTGAAATTGGGAGACAACATTGTTTCATGTTACCCCATTACTGCATCCTCAAAGGTTGTGATTCCAGAAGCTGCATGCTATAGAACAAAGAAGCTTCCATTTCTCAAGGAAGCACCATGCATTTCCTTCTTTGTCTTTGCATGGGAAATCTTGCATCGTCTCCTTCCAAAagtaagagaaaagaaaaagttggGCATTATTTCTCTTGAACCCGATTCAAATCTGATGCAGGTGCTGATGTTTACCGCAAATCAGTCAGGGTGGAATGTCATTGTAGGGACCCAACTTAGCGGACTGCTGCAAAATGTGAACAAGTGcgatgcatttgtt tttttgcctccatttGATGCATCTTTGGTTGATAAAGCTTGCAGTGTTTCTACTGCCAGAAACATTGTTTTAGTGTATGATAACCAGATGCCGCCTATTCTTTTGCGAAACATGTTTAGaacaaattgtgaaaatgtttgtgttcagatCGTTCAGGTGGCTCATCTGTTCCAGAAAGCATACCTAAAGAAGCAAAAAAGATTGATTTACAGCTGGCTGAAATCAATACGATTGACTGCAGCTCCGGTACTGAAAAACATTGTCTTTCAAAGAATGACTTCCGGAAGCATTGATTGCCTGCCTGTTCAGGTACCAAAATCCTACTTTTGCTCAGACACCACATCCATAGTTGTGCTTGATGGAAAAACCAAGGATGAAGTATCTCACCTTCCAATACAAGAGAAGCCAAAACAACTTTTCCTGCATAATTCTGTGTACATAGTGACAGGGGGTCTTTCTGGGCTGGGGTTTGAAACAGTGAAGTTCATTGCTCAAAGAGGAGGTGGATGCATTGCCATTCTAAGCAGAAGGTCTTCATCTCATTTGCAAAATGAGATATTCACCCTGCAGAATTGGTACGGAGTGTCCGTCATCAGCATACAGTGTGATGTCTCCCTTTCAGAACAGGTTGTGAAGGCAGTTGTTGCGATTGAACAGAAGTTTCCTTCCTGTCCAATTAGAGGGATATTTCACAGTGCAGTTGTCCTGCATGATGGTCTACTTGAAACTCTCAACAAGTCACACTATGAAAAAGTGTTCAGGCCAAAGATTAATGGTGCTTTAAATCTCCATCATGCAACAAAACACTGCAAACTGGACTACTTTGTGTGCTACTCTTCCATTTCCTCTTTCATTGGCAATGCCACTCAGACAAACTATGCCGCTGCCAATTCCTTCCTCGACATGTTTTGCCATTATCGGAGGAGGCTTGGACTGGCTGCACAGTCTATTAACTGGGGGGCTTTGAACCTGGGCCTCCTATTGAACAAGGATTCTTTGCAGAGATTTTTGGAGACAAAGGGAATGATAGTGATGAATGTGGCAGAATTTCATGATGGTCTGGAGCAATGTTTGTTGCAAAACAATGCTCAACAGGTTGTGTGCAAGTTCAGCTTCAAAAACCTTAGAAATCATGTGCTGTCTCAAAACACCTCCCTCAAAACACGTCTATCAGCTTTGGTAGATGAAGAACTGAGAAACATATGCACAGAACCCAGAGCCCAACTGTCACCTACACCCTCTTCGGCAGGGGACTGTGTCAGGACCACGATCAGTGAGACTTGCAATGTAGACCTTGAAGAGCTGTGTGATGATACAGCACTGGCTGCTCTGGGTGTCGACTCAATGATGGCCATGACTTTGCAGAATCTCATCTTTCAAGAGACAGGAGTCAATGTTCCCCTTGTTAAATTTCTTGACCCAAACAGCACTCTGTTTACTTTAGTATCAATTGTGGAGGAAAGAGAACAGTGCCGATTTCAAAAGGATGTATAA